A stretch of Neisseria subflava DNA encodes these proteins:
- the rfaE1 gene encoding D-glycero-beta-D-manno-heptose-7-phosphate kinase gives MVTKFQQETLKSRFAQAKVLVVGDVMLDRYWFGDVSRISPEAPVPVAKIARIDQRAGGAANVARNIASLGGKVGLLSVSGDDEAADALDALMAQDGVSSYLMRDKQIATTVKLRVVARNQQLIRLDFEELPHREVLEQIKHQFREVLPEYDAIIFSDYGKGGLSHISDMIDWAKQVGKPVLIDPKGDDYEKYAGATLITPNRAELKEVVGSWKNENDLTEKAQNLRRHLDLTAILLTRSEEGMTLFNEGEPIYQPTRAQEVYDVSGAGDTVIAGVGLGLAAGYTMPEAMHLANTAAGVVVAKLGTAVCSFAELTKALEEQ, from the coding sequence ATGGTAACCAAGTTCCAACAAGAAACCCTTAAATCACGTTTTGCACAAGCCAAAGTCCTTGTTGTCGGCGATGTGATGCTCGACCGCTATTGGTTTGGCGATGTGTCCCGCATTTCTCCTGAAGCCCCTGTGCCGGTGGCGAAAATCGCCCGTATCGACCAGCGGGCGGGCGGGGCGGCAAACGTTGCGCGCAATATTGCCTCATTGGGCGGTAAAGTAGGGCTGTTGTCCGTGAGCGGCGATGACGAAGCTGCAGATGCACTGGATGCGTTGATGGCGCAAGACGGTGTTTCTTCCTATCTGATGCGCGACAAGCAGATTGCGACTACTGTCAAACTGCGCGTTGTTGCTCGCAACCAGCAGCTTATCCGACTTGATTTTGAAGAATTACCTCATCGTGAAGTGTTGGAACAAATCAAACATCAATTTCGTGAAGTGTTGCCTGAATACGATGCCATTATTTTTTCAGATTACGGCAAGGGCGGTTTGTCGCATATTTCCGATATGATCGATTGGGCGAAGCAGGTCGGTAAACCCGTTTTAATCGATCCGAAAGGCGATGATTACGAAAAATATGCCGGCGCTACGCTGATTACGCCTAACCGTGCAGAATTGAAAGAAGTAGTGGGCAGCTGGAAAAACGAAAATGATTTGACCGAAAAAGCCCAGAATCTGCGCCGTCATCTCGATTTGACTGCTATTTTGCTGACCCGAAGCGAAGAGGGTATGACACTGTTCAATGAGGGCGAGCCGATTTATCAGCCTACACGAGCGCAAGAAGTCTATGATGTATCCGGTGCGGGAGATACCGTTATTGCTGGAGTGGGCTTGGGTTTGGCTGCTGGTTATACCATGCCCGAAGCGATGCACCTTGCCAATACTGCGGCAGGGGTTGTCGTAGCGAAACTTGGTACGGCGGTTTGCTCATTTGCAGAATTGACTAAGGCATTGGAAGAGCAATAA
- the rfaD gene encoding ADP-glyceromanno-heptose 6-epimerase, which translates to MTIIVTGAAGFIGSNIVKALNQRGITDIVAVDNLSKGEKFKNLAECEIAHYLDKHEFIRQVRGHLLPYDDIEAVFHQGACSDTMNHDGLYMMDNNYQYTLDLLDWCQDERIPFLYASSAAVYGKGEIFREERELEKPLNVYGYSKFLFDQVLRRRMKEGLTAQVVGFRYFNVYGQQEQHKGRMASVAFHHFHQYREHGYVNLFGANDGYGNGEQTRDFVSVEDVAKVNLYFFDHPELSGIFNLGTGRSQQFNELAAATVNACRAAEGKPEMSLKELVEEELIRYIPFPDALKGKYQSFTQADITKLREAGYKEEFLDVKQGVSRYVKWMLENLV; encoded by the coding sequence ATGACCATTATCGTAACAGGCGCGGCCGGCTTTATCGGCAGCAACATCGTCAAAGCACTTAACCAACGCGGTATTACCGACATTGTTGCCGTCGATAATTTGAGCAAAGGCGAAAAATTTAAAAACCTTGCCGAGTGTGAAATTGCCCATTATCTCGATAAACACGAATTTATCCGCCAAGTGCGCGGCCATCTTCTGCCTTACGACGATATTGAAGCCGTTTTCCATCAAGGTGCATGTTCCGATACCATGAATCATGATGGCCTTTACATGATGGACAACAACTACCAGTACACGCTTGATCTCTTGGACTGGTGTCAGGATGAACGCATTCCGTTCCTTTATGCTTCCAGCGCCGCAGTGTACGGCAAGGGTGAAATCTTCCGCGAAGAGCGCGAACTGGAAAAACCGCTCAATGTATATGGCTACTCTAAATTCTTGTTTGACCAAGTATTGCGTCGTCGTATGAAAGAAGGTCTGACAGCCCAAGTTGTCGGCTTCCGCTACTTCAATGTTTACGGACAACAGGAACAACACAAAGGCCGTATGGCATCCGTCGCCTTCCACCATTTTCATCAATACCGCGAGCATGGCTATGTTAACCTGTTTGGCGCCAATGATGGCTACGGCAACGGCGAGCAAACACGCGACTTTGTCAGCGTAGAAGACGTTGCCAAAGTTAACCTTTACTTCTTCGATCATCCCGAGCTTTCAGGCATCTTCAATCTCGGTACAGGCCGTAGCCAACAATTTAACGAACTTGCCGCCGCAACCGTCAACGCCTGCCGTGCAGCCGAAGGCAAGCCTGAAATGAGTTTGAAAGAGCTGGTTGAAGAAGAGCTTATCCGTTATATCCCATTCCCAGATGCGCTTAAAGGCAAATATCAGAGCTTTACTCAAGCGGATATCACCAAGCTGCGCGAAGCCGGGTATAAAGAAGAATTCTTGGATGTAAAACAAGGCGTCAGCCGTTATGTTAAATGGATGTTGGAGAACTTGGTTTAA
- the pgsA gene encoding CDP-diacylglycerol--glycerol-3-phosphate 3-phosphatidyltransferase — MPWNIPILLTWMRVLLIPVFTILFYLPNTWIQPQTVNWTAAIIFALAAVTDWFDGFLARRWKQTSDFGAFLDPVADKLMVAVALLLLVSLGRTYAIFAMIIIGREITISALREWMAQMGKRGSVAVATIGKFKTTAQMIAIFLLLIGTDKYNDPFYLIGNILMFIASVLTIWSMCYYLKMAWKEFK; from the coding sequence ATGCCTTGGAACATACCTATTTTACTTACCTGGATGCGCGTCCTATTAATCCCCGTGTTCACCATCCTATTCTATTTACCGAACACATGGATTCAACCACAAACCGTCAACTGGACAGCCGCCATCATCTTTGCACTTGCAGCTGTTACAGACTGGTTTGACGGCTTTTTGGCACGCCGTTGGAAACAAACCTCCGACTTTGGCGCATTCCTCGACCCCGTTGCCGACAAACTTATGGTTGCCGTTGCCCTACTCCTGCTCGTCAGCCTTGGCAGAACATACGCCATCTTCGCCATGATTATTATCGGCCGAGAAATCACCATTTCCGCCCTGCGCGAATGGATGGCACAAATGGGCAAACGCGGCAGCGTTGCAGTGGCCACTATCGGTAAATTCAAAACCACTGCCCAAATGATCGCCATCTTCCTTTTGCTTATCGGCACAGACAAATATAATGACCCTTTCTATCTCATTGGTAACATATTGATGTTTATAGCATCTGTATTAACCATCTGGTCCATGTGCTACTACCTGAAAATGGCGTGGAAAGAATTCAAATAA
- a CDS encoding FixH family protein → MSQPNPTKPWYKHIWPWVLMAGPIFVVIASVSMFFVAKEYTTDLVSDDYYKDGKHIEIQLHRDEEAVKRQIQVQVLISPDMNAAKVFVSGQFDPKQPLNLLLMHPTRKADDQTVKLRAVTAEPQNGRMEYEAIFKPLPQTNHWYLRVEDTSGVWRVENKWIVSQGNAVNLTPMDKLFDNGKQAASEEQ, encoded by the coding sequence GTGTCCCAACCCAATCCCACTAAGCCTTGGTATAAACACATTTGGCCTTGGGTGCTGATGGCAGGTCCCATCTTTGTCGTTATCGCCAGCGTGTCTATGTTCTTCGTCGCAAAAGAATATACGACAGACTTGGTTTCCGACGATTACTATAAAGACGGCAAACATATCGAAATCCAGCTTCACCGCGATGAAGAAGCCGTTAAACGGCAGATTCAGGTGCAGGTTTTAATCAGTCCGGACATGAATGCCGCCAAAGTATTCGTCAGCGGACAATTCGATCCCAAACAGCCATTAAACCTGCTGCTGATGCACCCGACACGCAAAGCTGACGACCAAACCGTCAAGCTGCGCGCCGTAACTGCCGAACCACAAAACGGCCGTATGGAATACGAAGCCATCTTCAAACCTCTACCCCAAACCAACCATTGGTATTTGCGTGTTGAAGATACCTCAGGCGTGTGGCGTGTTGAAAACAAATGGATAGTCAGCCAAGGCAACGCAGTTAATCTGACGCCTATGGACAAATTGTTCGACAACGGCAAACAAGCCGCTTCAGAAGAACAATAA
- the ccoG gene encoding cytochrome c oxidase accessory protein CcoG → MSPENQAENTTPSTEKTAKATPPKPSKPKSSVIQIHPEGERIHPKKAEGRFAKLRIAAVLATQFVFYVIPWFNWSNRQAVLFNIPDRHFFIFGLSLGMGDLIYLALLLMICAFGLFWWTTIAGRLWCGYSCPQTVYTEIMLWIDNLVEGDRNKRLKLEKSPWNFTKIRIKATKYLLIFLVCAWTGITFAGWFVPIRQFVPDLFTGAAGGGAMFAAAFYGFMTFFFAHIMREKVCLHMCPYARFQSAMFDKDTLIISYDTERGEPRGARKKTANKEDSGLGDCINCTMCVQVCPVGIDIRDGLQYQCIGCAACIDACDEIMDKMGYPRGLIRYTTEGAMEHEYPESDIKKRLKRPRVAGYGAVLFVVIIAFLTGISTRKMIEVDILKDRGVMVRENSQGWLENAYNLRIINKSEHEQTVTATVKGFDDIALTGLPENGIKIAPRETVTIPVQVSTLPEYAEKGSQPIEFTFTYRETDGADAEPTVLNEKATFIGE, encoded by the coding sequence ATGTCACCCGAAAACCAAGCTGAAAACACCACACCCTCAACAGAAAAAACGGCAAAAGCCACTCCGCCCAAACCTTCCAAACCCAAATCCAGCGTAATTCAAATTCACCCCGAAGGCGAACGCATCCATCCGAAAAAAGCAGAAGGACGCTTTGCCAAACTTCGTATCGCCGCCGTATTGGCGACCCAGTTTGTATTTTACGTAATTCCATGGTTTAACTGGAGTAACCGTCAGGCAGTTTTATTCAATATCCCTGACCGTCATTTTTTCATTTTCGGCCTGTCACTGGGCATGGGTGATTTGATTTACCTTGCCTTGCTGTTGATGATTTGTGCTTTCGGCCTATTTTGGTGGACAACCATTGCCGGTCGTTTGTGGTGCGGCTATTCTTGCCCGCAAACGGTTTACACCGAAATTATGCTTTGGATCGACAACTTGGTTGAAGGCGACCGCAACAAACGTTTAAAACTGGAAAAATCGCCTTGGAACTTTACTAAAATCCGCATTAAGGCCACCAAATATCTACTGATTTTCCTTGTCTGTGCGTGGACAGGTATCACTTTTGCAGGCTGGTTTGTCCCTATCCGCCAGTTTGTTCCCGATTTATTCACCGGAGCAGCAGGCGGCGGCGCAATGTTTGCCGCAGCGTTTTACGGATTCATGACCTTCTTCTTTGCCCACATTATGCGCGAAAAAGTGTGTCTGCATATGTGCCCGTATGCACGCTTCCAAAGTGCGATGTTTGACAAAGACACGCTGATTATTTCCTACGATACCGAACGCGGCGAACCTCGCGGTGCACGCAAAAAAACCGCCAACAAAGAAGACAGCGGTTTGGGCGACTGTATCAACTGCACCATGTGCGTACAAGTCTGCCCCGTCGGCATCGATATCCGCGACGGCCTGCAATACCAATGTATCGGTTGTGCAGCCTGTATCGACGCTTGTGACGAAATCATGGACAAAATGGGTTATCCGCGCGGCCTGATCCGTTACACCACCGAAGGCGCAATGGAGCATGAATACCCTGAAAGCGACATCAAAAAACGCCTGAAACGCCCTCGCGTTGCAGGTTATGGTGCAGTATTGTTTGTGGTTATTATTGCTTTCTTAACCGGCATTTCTACCCGTAAAATGATCGAAGTGGATATTCTGAAAGACCGCGGTGTGATGGTGCGTGAAAACAGCCAAGGCTGGTTGGAAAATGCCTACAACCTGCGCATCATTAATAAGAGTGAACATGAACAGACCGTTACTGCAACAGTCAAAGGTTTTGATGATATCGCCTTGACCGGCTTGCCAGAAAACGGTATTAAAATTGCGCCACGCGAAACCGTGACCATTCCGGTTCAAGTGTCCACCCTCCCTGAGTACGCCGAAAAAGGCAGTCAGCCGATTGAATTTACCTTCACATATCGTGAAACCGATGGCGCTGATGCCGAACCGACTGTCTTGAATGAAAAAGCAACCTTTATTGGAGAATAA
- the tkt gene encoding transketolase, whose translation MSQLANAIRFLSVDAVQKANSGHPGAPMGMAEMAEVLWTKFLNHNPANPKFYNRDRFVLSNGHASMILYSLLHLTGYNVSIDDLKNFRQLHSKTPGHPEYGYTDGVETTTGPLGQGIANAVGMALAEKILAAEFNKDGLNIVDHHTYVFMGDGCMMEGVSHEACSLAGTLGLGKLIVLYDDNNISIDGKVDGWFTENIPQRFESYGWHVIPNVNGHDTDAIQTAIEAAKAETGKPSLICCKTLIGKGSANKEGSHKTHGAPLGADEIEATRKHLGWAYPAFEIPQEIYAAWNAKEKGAKLEAEWNELFAQYQAKYPAEAAEFVRRMDKKLPENFDAYVQAALKEVCAKAETIATRKASQNSIEILAKELPELVGGSADLTPSNLTDWSNSVSVTREHGGNYIHYGVREFGMGAIMNGLTLHGGVKPFGATFLMFSEYERNALRMASLMKINPVFVFTHDSIGLGEDGPTHQPIEQTATLRLIPNMDVWRPCDTVESLVAWSEAVKAADHPSSLIFSRQNLKFQARDEQQLNDVKRGAYVISEAKGNAQAVVIATGSEVELALEAQKVLAEQGIAVRVVSMPSTNVFDRQDAAYKAAVLPESLPRVAVEAGHADGWYKYVGLNGAVVGINRFGESAPADLLFKEFGFTVDNVVATVKSVL comes from the coding sequence ATGTCTCAACTGGCAAACGCAATCCGTTTCCTCTCAGTCGATGCCGTACAAAAAGCCAACTCCGGCCACCCGGGTGCGCCTATGGGTATGGCGGAAATGGCGGAAGTATTGTGGACGAAGTTCCTCAATCATAATCCGGCCAACCCAAAATTCTACAACCGCGACCGTTTTGTCCTCTCCAATGGTCATGCCTCCATGATTCTTTACAGCCTGTTGCACCTAACCGGCTACAACGTTTCTATTGATGATCTGAAAAACTTCCGCCAACTGCACAGTAAAACCCCCGGTCATCCCGAATACGGCTACACCGACGGCGTGGAAACTACAACCGGCCCATTGGGACAAGGTATTGCCAACGCAGTAGGCATGGCTTTGGCCGAAAAAATCTTGGCTGCCGAATTTAATAAAGACGGTTTGAACATCGTTGACCACCACACCTACGTCTTCATGGGCGACGGTTGCATGATGGAAGGCGTATCGCATGAGGCCTGCTCGCTTGCCGGTACTTTGGGCTTGGGTAAACTGATTGTTTTATATGATGACAATAATATTTCCATCGATGGTAAAGTGGATGGTTGGTTTACCGAAAACATTCCGCAACGTTTTGAAAGTTACGGCTGGCATGTGATTCCAAATGTAAACGGTCATGACACTGATGCCATTCAGACGGCCATTGAAGCGGCCAAAGCCGAAACCGGCAAACCTTCCCTGATTTGCTGCAAAACCTTAATCGGCAAAGGCAGTGCCAATAAAGAAGGCAGCCATAAAACCCACGGTGCGCCTTTGGGTGCGGACGAGATCGAAGCCACGCGCAAACATTTGGGTTGGGCTTATCCTGCGTTTGAAATCCCTCAAGAAATCTATGCTGCATGGAATGCAAAAGAAAAAGGCGCGAAACTTGAGGCCGAATGGAACGAACTCTTCGCTCAATATCAAGCCAAATATCCTGCAGAAGCTGCAGAATTCGTGCGCCGCATGGATAAAAAACTGCCTGAAAACTTCGATGCTTACGTTCAAGCCGCATTGAAAGAAGTGTGTGCCAAAGCGGAAACCATCGCCACCCGTAAAGCCAGCCAAAACAGCATCGAAATCTTGGCAAAAGAGCTGCCTGAATTGGTGGGCGGTTCTGCTGACTTGACCCCGTCCAACCTGACTGACTGGTCAAACAGCGTTTCCGTTACCCGAGAGCACGGCGGCAACTATATTCACTACGGTGTGCGCGAGTTCGGCATGGGCGCAATCATGAACGGCCTTACCCTGCATGGCGGTGTGAAACCATTCGGCGCGACTTTCCTAATGTTCAGTGAATACGAGCGTAACGCCTTGCGCATGGCTTCGCTGATGAAAATCAACCCTGTATTTGTGTTCACCCACGATTCCATCGGTTTGGGTGAAGACGGTCCGACCCACCAACCTATCGAGCAAACTGCCACTTTGCGCCTGATTCCGAATATGGATGTATGGCGTCCATGCGATACCGTTGAATCTTTGGTAGCGTGGTCTGAAGCCGTTAAAGCAGCCGATCATCCGTCCAGCCTGATTTTCAGCCGTCAAAACCTGAAATTCCAAGCACGTGATGAGCAACAGCTGAACGACGTCAAACGCGGTGCTTACGTGATCAGTGAAGCTAAAGGCAATGCGCAAGCTGTTGTAATCGCAACCGGTTCTGAAGTTGAATTGGCTCTGGAAGCGCAAAAAGTATTGGCAGAACAAGGTATTGCCGTACGCGTTGTTTCCATGCCTTCTACCAATGTATTCGACCGCCAAGATGCCGCCTATAAAGCCGCCGTTCTGCCGGAAAGTTTGCCACGCGTAGCCGTAGAAGCAGGACATGCCGACGGTTGGTACAAATACGTCGGTCTGAACGGTGCAGTGGTCGGTATCAACCGCTTCGGCGAGTCTGCACCTGCTGATTTGCTGTTTAAAGAATTCGGCTTTACTGTAGACAATGTGGTTGCCACTGTTAAATCCGTTTTGTAA
- the clpA gene encoding ATP-dependent Clp protease ATP-binding subunit ClpA, with amino-acid sequence MLSPELEHILQLLYREARNARYEFISLEHLLLVLIEEDAAVPNVLKLCGADLKVLSEQLAASVAENTPQIPDHLLDTVETQPTLGFQRVIQRAMVHTQSAGKAAVEPLDILVAMMSESESHAVYFLKLQSITRFEVLRCIAHGSPDDEDGNDSDGLGREGEEAEQKTGSLSDYTVNLNAEVKAGRIDPLIGRKHEMERLVQILCRRRKNNPLLVGEAGVGKTALAEGLAHQIVNGDIPDALKDAEVYALDMGSLLAGTKYRGDFEARVKSVLKQLEKIPHAILFIDEIHTIIGAGSTSGGTMDASNLLKPALAKGSLRCIGATTYDEYRTIFDKDHALSRRFQKIDVVEPTVSETVQILRGLKPMFEDFHQVRYTQGALEAAAELSARYINERFLPDKAIDVMDEAGAAQRILPKSKQKKVIGKAQIETVIAKVARIPEKTVSHDDKQVLQFLGRDLKNMVYGQENAIDALVAAVKMSRSGLALPDKPIGSFLFSGPTGVGKTEVAKQLAYSMGVPLQRFDMSEYMERHAVSRLIGAPPGYVGFEQGGLLTEAVNKQPHCVLLLDEIEKAHPDIFNVLLQVMDAGKLTDNNGKSADFRNVILIMTTNAGAESLSRPSLGFTAKRERGDEMQAINKLFTPEFRNRLDAIIPFAPLSEPIIAKVVDKFLLQLEHQLLDKKVEAEFTPALRKYLAEKGFDPQMGARPMNRLIQEKIRKPLADELLFGKLAEGGFVLIDWDAAKEEAVLKFKKSKVKPETETV; translated from the coding sequence ATGCTTTCACCCGAATTGGAACATATCCTGCAACTGCTCTACCGTGAAGCACGCAACGCCCGTTATGAGTTTATCAGCTTGGAACACCTGCTTTTGGTGCTGATAGAAGAAGATGCGGCGGTACCGAACGTCTTGAAACTGTGTGGTGCGGATTTGAAAGTCCTGTCCGAGCAGCTTGCGGCCAGCGTTGCAGAAAATACGCCGCAAATTCCCGATCATCTTCTGGATACGGTCGAAACCCAGCCGACATTAGGCTTCCAACGCGTCATCCAACGGGCGATGGTGCATACCCAGTCTGCCGGCAAAGCCGCAGTAGAGCCTTTGGATATTTTGGTTGCCATGATGAGCGAATCCGAAAGCCATGCCGTTTATTTCCTCAAATTGCAATCCATTACGCGCTTTGAAGTCTTGCGTTGTATTGCCCATGGCTCGCCCGATGACGAGGATGGCAATGATTCAGACGGCCTGGGACGCGAGGGTGAGGAAGCGGAACAAAAAACCGGCTCCCTTTCCGACTACACCGTCAACCTCAACGCCGAAGTCAAAGCCGGCCGTATCGACCCTTTGATTGGTCGCAAACACGAAATGGAACGGCTGGTGCAAATCCTATGCCGCCGCCGCAAAAACAATCCGCTTTTGGTCGGCGAAGCTGGCGTGGGCAAAACCGCGCTGGCAGAAGGTTTGGCACACCAAATCGTCAACGGCGACATCCCCGACGCGCTTAAAGATGCCGAAGTGTATGCGCTGGATATGGGTTCGCTTTTGGCAGGCACGAAATACCGCGGCGACTTTGAAGCTCGGGTCAAATCCGTCTTGAAACAGCTCGAAAAAATCCCTCACGCCATTTTGTTTATCGACGAAATCCACACCATCATCGGCGCGGGCAGTACCAGCGGCGGCACAATGGACGCGTCCAACCTGCTTAAACCCGCATTGGCGAAAGGCTCATTGCGCTGTATCGGCGCAACCACTTACGACGAATACCGCACCATTTTCGATAAAGACCACGCATTAAGCCGCCGTTTCCAAAAAATCGACGTGGTCGAACCTACCGTTTCCGAAACCGTACAAATTCTGCGTGGCTTGAAACCGATGTTTGAAGATTTCCATCAAGTCCGCTATACGCAAGGCGCACTTGAAGCCGCTGCCGAACTCTCCGCACGCTACATCAACGAGCGTTTCCTGCCCGACAAAGCCATAGACGTGATGGACGAAGCAGGCGCGGCGCAACGGATTTTGCCCAAATCCAAACAGAAAAAAGTCATTGGTAAAGCACAAATCGAAACCGTCATCGCCAAAGTCGCACGGATTCCCGAAAAAACCGTGTCGCACGACGACAAACAAGTGTTGCAATTCCTCGGCCGTGATTTGAAAAACATGGTTTACGGTCAAGAAAATGCCATCGATGCGTTGGTTGCCGCCGTCAAAATGTCGCGTTCCGGCCTCGCACTGCCCGACAAACCGATAGGCAGCTTCCTCTTCTCCGGCCCGACCGGCGTCGGCAAAACAGAAGTCGCCAAACAGCTTGCCTACTCGATGGGCGTACCGCTGCAACGCTTTGATATGTCCGAATACATGGAACGCCATGCCGTATCGCGCCTCATCGGCGCGCCGCCGGGCTACGTCGGCTTTGAACAAGGTGGCCTTTTGACCGAAGCCGTCAACAAACAGCCGCATTGCGTGTTGCTCTTGGACGAAATCGAAAAAGCCCACCCCGACATTTTCAACGTCCTCCTGCAAGTCATGGACGCAGGCAAACTGACCGACAACAACGGTAAGAGCGCCGATTTCCGCAACGTCATTCTGATTATGACTACCAACGCAGGCGCGGAAAGCCTCAGCCGCCCCAGCCTCGGCTTTACTGCCAAACGCGAACGCGGCGACGAAATGCAGGCAATCAACAAACTCTTCACGCCCGAGTTCCGCAATCGCTTGGACGCGATTATCCCGTTTGCACCCTTGTCCGAGCCCATCATCGCCAAAGTCGTGGACAAATTTCTGCTCCAGCTCGAACACCAGCTCCTCGACAAAAAAGTCGAAGCCGAATTCACGCCGGCATTACGCAAATATCTGGCAGAAAAAGGTTTTGACCCGCAAATGGGCGCACGCCCAATGAACCGCCTGATTCAGGAAAAAATCCGCAAACCGCTCGCCGACGAACTCCTGTTTGGCAAACTCGCCGAAGGCGGCTTTGTGCTGATAGACTGGGATGCTGCGAAAGAAGAAGCCGTGTTGAAGTTTAAGAAAAGCAAGGTTAAACCTGAAACAGAAACTGTTTAA
- the clpS gene encoding ATP-dependent Clp protease adapter ClpS, whose amino-acid sequence MNHPNTDHQSDTLLSDINTQPPKRYGVFLLNDDYTTMEFVVEILTEVFMLAQEQAVAVMLLVHHEGKGLCGTYTRDIAQTKQHQVMERAKAEGHPLKCIVEEV is encoded by the coding sequence ATGAACCATCCGAATACCGACCACCAATCCGATACTCTGCTCAGCGATATCAACACACAGCCGCCGAAACGTTACGGCGTATTTTTATTGAACGACGATTACACCACCATGGAATTTGTTGTCGAAATCCTGACCGAAGTCTTTATGCTTGCACAGGAACAGGCAGTGGCCGTCATGTTGCTGGTTCACCACGAAGGCAAAGGCCTGTGCGGCACCTACACGCGCGATATTGCGCAGACCAAGCAGCATCAGGTCATGGAACGTGCCAAAGCTGAAGGGCATCCGCTCAAATGTATAGTCGAAGAGGTTTAA
- a CDS encoding cold-shock protein — translation MATGIVKWFNDAKGFGFITPDEGGEDLFAHFSAINMEGFKTLKEGQRVSFDVTTGPKGKQAANIQAA, via the coding sequence ATGGCAACCGGTATCGTAAAATGGTTTAACGACGCTAAAGGTTTTGGTTTCATCACTCCTGATGAAGGTGGCGAAGATTTGTTCGCTCACTTCTCAGCGATCAACATGGAAGGTTTCAAAACCCTGAAAGAAGGCCAACGCGTGTCTTTCGACGTAACCACCGGCCCTAAAGGCAAACAAGCTGCTAACATTCAAGCTGCTTAA
- a CDS encoding branched-chain amino acid ABC transporter, with protein MNQNSSYQNALKQLDELIRYFRSEGEVSCAVAEREDQILIRLADLKLDLRPEDEKAIADIDRFYRRHVLSE; from the coding sequence ATGAATCAAAATTCATCTTATCAAAATGCTTTAAAGCAGCTAGACGAGCTTATCCGTTATTTCCGCAGCGAAGGCGAAGTTAGCTGCGCCGTTGCCGAGCGTGAAGACCAAATCTTGATCCGCCTTGCCGATTTGAAATTGGATTTACGCCCTGAAGATGAAAAAGCCATTGCCGATATAGACCGCTTTTACCGCCGCCATGTTTTAAGCGAATAA
- the smpB gene encoding SsrA-binding protein SmpB, whose translation MSIANNKKAFHDFFIEDQIEAGIVLEGWEVKAIRAARVQLKESYIYWKKDAFYLVGCHITALPTASTHVKPDPVRPRKLLLKQSEINKLIGKTERAGYTIVPLNLHYTRGRIKVEIGLAKGKKQHDKRQSLKEADWKREKQRLMKNVR comes from the coding sequence ATGAGTATTGCCAATAATAAAAAAGCCTTTCACGATTTCTTTATCGAAGACCAAATCGAAGCCGGTATAGTATTGGAGGGATGGGAAGTCAAAGCCATCCGCGCTGCACGTGTGCAATTAAAAGAAAGCTATATCTACTGGAAAAAAGACGCATTCTATTTGGTGGGCTGCCACATTACCGCATTGCCCACTGCCTCGACACACGTCAAACCCGACCCTGTCCGTCCGCGTAAGTTGTTGTTGAAACAATCGGAAATCAACAAGTTAATCGGTAAAACCGAACGCGCCGGTTATACGATTGTGCCTTTAAACCTGCATTACACCCGCGGTAGAATCAAAGTGGAAATCGGTTTGGCCAAGGGTAAGAAACAGCATGACAAACGCCAAAGCCTGAAAGAAGCGGATTGGAAGCGTGAGAAACAGCGTTTGATGAAAAACGTACGTTGA
- a CDS encoding DUF4189 domain-containing protein — protein sequence MKKTLTTLILCALTPAALAADTYGYLAMWQNPADSNEVLQIKTTKENATQLDATAELETFCKGQDALAGISAGQATGCKTVVPLHNTCIAVAYPKAMGKLTAQNVVAITSPRFKTVHQIALNQCIKKYGSQGQCALETVYCTSETYYQGTVRTLWEKIKSI from the coding sequence ATGAAAAAAACACTAACGACACTTATCCTTTGCGCACTGACTCCTGCCGCCCTGGCTGCCGATACTTACGGCTACCTGGCGATGTGGCAAAACCCTGCCGACAGCAATGAAGTGCTGCAAATCAAAACCACCAAAGAAAATGCCACCCAACTGGATGCGACAGCCGAACTCGAAACATTCTGTAAAGGCCAAGATGCCTTAGCCGGTATCAGCGCAGGTCAAGCAACAGGCTGCAAAACGGTTGTCCCTCTGCACAACACCTGTATCGCTGTTGCCTACCCTAAAGCCATGGGCAAATTGACTGCTCAAAACGTAGTGGCCATTACCTCCCCACGTTTCAAAACCGTGCATCAAATTGCCTTGAACCAGTGTATCAAAAAATACGGCTCACAAGGACAATGTGCTTTAGAAACAGTCTATTGCACTTCCGAAACCTACTACCAAGGTACGGTCAGAACCCTTTGGGAAAAAATCAAATCCATTTAA